A single genomic interval of Electrophorus electricus isolate fEleEle1 chromosome 2, fEleEle1.pri, whole genome shotgun sequence harbors:
- the mrps18a gene encoding 39S ribosomal protein S18a, mitochondrial, with translation MKVVSNMAALGIIKYVRTTFCAVQCALTRNTLPVRLSSLPQLSFFGCTPNRGIRQVVEKQEGKTTVIEGVTVPTPESPQPPNPTAKCPIYQWNLQNKYTYTDVLLLSQFIRSDGGMLPRRITGLCAQEHNKIAICVQMAHRAGLLPNHRPRLPEGHTPKPKPNPPLNRYLTRYSLKSVKPIYRKGLKWCKVRMPVGHPALKNNVRYSLKPIYTKH, from the exons ATGAAGGTCGTGAGTAATATGGCGGCCCTTGGTATTATAAAGTACGTTAGGACTACATTTTGTGCGGTTCAGTGTGCTCTGACCAGAAACACTTTACCTGTACGGTTGTCTAGTTTACCCCAATTATCTTTTTTCGGTTGTACACCTAATCGTGGAATTCGGCAAG tggtGGAGAAGCAAGAGGGTAAAACAACTGTG ATTGAGGGTGTGACGGTGCCCACACCAGAGAGCCCCCAGCCTCCTAATCCAACTGCCAAGTGTCCTATTTACCAATGGAACCTACAGAACAAGTACACGTACACG GATGTGCTGCTGCTCAGTCAGTTCATTCGTTCAGACGGAGGGATGTTGCCGAGGCGTATTACGGGCCTTTGTGCTCAAGAACACAACAAGATTGCCATTTGTGTGCAGATGGCCCACCGTGCAG GTCTACTCCCAAATCACAGACCACGCCTTCCTGAAGGCCACACTCCAAAGCCCAAACCCAACCCCCCACTCAATCG GTACCTCACACGTTACTCTTTGAAATCTGTGAAGCCCATCTATAGGAAAGGATTGAAGTGGTGTAAGGTTCGTATGCCTGTGGGACACCCTGCTTTAAAGAACAATGTCAGATACAGCCTCAAGCCAATCTACACAAAGCACTGA